A genomic segment from Fusarium fujikuroi IMI 58289 draft genome, chromosome FFUJ_chr04 encodes:
- a CDS encoding related to sgt1 protein — translation MSFRSPIIEEEEFPQHTGDPQVDIRKQLAQIEIVRKSAIELATTLTKDYIWQKDEFNLTLKNENGLLYLHGITDYSDAVEDEWLIVYILRELSKSHPNLWIRVFDTDGEFLLVEAANVLPRWLNPEIDNNRAWINKGNLLLIPVKDGEGLRARHLELPDAVQVIKTKRDALAHSGFVEAEAFYRLEKYPRQISESLHHSLITIPRKLAYILHSLPKSVAPAVEEFYLRDPIALKRVISPTQPLAFPPEDLITVSVRFSKVLFAQLRSQRFDAPPSWSEVLRKAQKEAPSGEADTVMARLDIGMKLTCGFEMLAVKAEKSKSRVVRELAIELEDLSEDGNEALPSDEDIKAWTDHDRDDSEAWMDINYQDFEKELDGKRENASSNSKSGFGDANTQSDLRKIVSRFEAFLNDDSAGMDGAELDEMDYDDDDDDEFDEDSESEDKEVSFDEEEFAKMMREMMGLPSTGPSTNTAKKAATQPKPPVIDEEDEEIQKLTTEFEAELNQFGALKLDPVEKQTRLKDVTQKEGESSLTDIKEEEENSDDEVDIDYNLAKNLLESFKSQAGMAGPTGNLLGMMGFQLPRDEEDENEKEDEETGHGSAKGKGKARA, via the exons ATGTCATTCAGATCGCCAATTAtagaagaagaggaattcCCTCAACACACAGGCG ACCCTCAAGTCGACATTCGCAAGCAGCTTGCACAAATCGAGATTGTCCGAAAGTCTGCCATAGAGCTTGCTACCACACTTACCAAAGATTACATATGGCAAAAAGATGAATTCAATCTGACCCTTAAAAATGAAAATG GACTGTTGTACCTCCATGGTATCACTGATTATAGCGATGCCGTAGAAGACGAATGGCTCATCGTATACATACTAAGAGAACTATCGAAGTCCCACCCTAACCTCTGGATCCGAGTATTTGACACAGACGGCGAGTTCCTCCTTGTCGAAGCAGCCAATGTGCTGCCCAGATGGTTGAACCCCGAGATTGACAATAACCGAGCCTGGATCAACAAAGGAaaccttcttcttatccCCGTCAAAGATGGAGAGGGACTCAGAGCTCGCCATCTTGAACTACCGGACGCAGTCCAGGTGATCAAAACGAAACGAGATGCACTTGCTCACTCAGGTTTCGTCGAAGCTGAAGCCTTCTACAGACTTGAAAAGTACCCAAGGCAGATCAGTGAATCTCTACACCATTCTCTCATTACGATCCCGAGGAAGTTGGCATATATCCTTCACTCCCTCCCTAAGTCTGTTGCACCAGCAGTTGAAGAATTCTATCTCCGGGACCCGATCGCCTTGAAACGTGTAATCTCACCAACCCAACCATTAGCATTCCCTCCAGAGGACCTCATCACAGTATCTGTCAGGTTCAGCAAGGTACTTTTCGCTCAGTTGCGATCTCAACGGTTCGATGCCCCGCCGAGTTGGAGCGAAGTCCTTCGGAAAGCGCAGAAAGAAGCTCCTTCAGGCGAGGCAGACACAGTCATGGCGAGATTGGATATTGGGATGAAGCTTACATGTGGATTCGAAATGCTGGCTGTGAAGGCTGAAAAGAGCAAAAGCAGAGTTGTTCGCGAGCTTGCTATCgaacttgaggatctctCAGAGGATGGCAACGAGGCTCTCCCCTCAGATGAAGACATCAAAGCATGGACGGATCACGACCGTGATGATAGCGAAGCATGGATGGACATCAACTACCAAGACTTCGAGAAGGAACTGGATGGCAAAAGAGAGAACGcttcctccaactccaaGTCAGGCTTTGGAGATGCGAATACGCAATCTGACCTTCGGAAGATTGTGTCTCGCTTCGAGGCATTTCTGAATGATGACAGTGCTGGAATGGACGGCGCAGAACTTGACGAAATGGAttacgatgatgatgacgacgacgaattCGACGAAGACAGCGAATccgaggacaaggaggttagctttgacgaggaggagttcgctaagatgatgagagaaatgATGGGTCTACCATCCACAGGCCCAAGCACAAACACGGCAAAGAAGGCCGCGACTCAGCCCAAACCCCCTGTAATtgacgaagaggacgaagagatccagaagctcaCCACGGAGTTCGAAGCAGAGCTCAACCAGTTTGGTGCGCTCAAGCTCGACCCTGTCGAGAAGCAAACCCGTCTCAAGGATGTAACTCaaaaagagggagagagTAGCCTAACGGACattaaagaagaagaagagaacagCGATGACGAAGTCGATATTGACTACAACCTGGCAAAGAACTTACTCGAAAGTTTCAAGAGCCAGGCTGGTATGGCTGGACCGACTGGTAACTTGTTGGGTATGATGGGCTTTCAACTACCAcgagacgaagaggatgagaatgagaaggaggacgaagagacTGGCCATGGCTCAGCAAAAGGGAAGGGAAAAGCAAGAGCATAG